The Planctellipticum variicoloris DNA window TTACGGGGAAGCAGAAGTTCCTGGATATCGCCGGTCGCGTCGAGAAGTTCCAGAAGAAGTACAACTGGGATCAGCGGAATCAGAAGGGAGAGCAGGCCTAGCGTCCTCCGGGAGTCTGTTGTCCGTCGGGTGGACCGACTGTGGACGACGTGCTCCGGGAGCCGACCGAACCTGCCTCGCGATGCATATGCGACGCGGCCGACGGAACGGGGCTGACCCGGTTCTTTCGCCGCGTCGCGGCATTTGATGCCTGCCGCCCGCGGCCGTTTCCGAGCCTCAAACGACGAACCGGCGATTGCGCCGGCCGGTGGAACCGCCATGTTTCCGACGCTGCAAGCCAAGCTGACGCGCTACGAAGAAGTCGAGAAGATGCTCCAGGATCCGGAGATCCTGGCGGACACGCAGAAGATGGTCGAGCTGCAGCGGGAGCACGGCGGTCTGGGGAAGGTGGCGCTGTCGGTGCGACGCTTCAACGGTCTCGAAGCCGACGTCGCGGCGACGAAGGAGCTGCTGGAGGCGGAGACGGATCCGGGGACGCGCGAATACGCCGCGCACGAGCTGCACGAACTGGAGCAGCAGTACGATGCGCTGCGGACCGAGCTGGAAGACATGGTGACGGCGGGGGACTCGCTGACGCGCGGGAGCCTGATCATGGAAATCCGGGCGGGGACCGGCGGCGACGAGGCGGCGCTGTTTGCGAGGGACCTCTTCAACATGTATACGCGGTTCGTCGACATGCGGGGCTGGAAGTACGAAGTGATGGATCTCTCGGAAACGGAGCTGGGAGGCTTTAAGGAAGTCTCGCTGTCGATTACCGGAGAGGGGGCTTACCACCAGTTGCAGTTCGAAAGCGGCGGGCACCGGGTGCAGCGGGTGCCGGAGACCGAGACGCAGGGCCGGATTCACACCAGCGCCGCCACCGTCGCCGTGATGCCCGAAGTCGGCGAAGTGGACGTCGAAGTCCGCGACGAGGATTTGCAGATCGATACAATGCGGGCGGGGGGGCCTGGGGGTCAGAAGGTCAACAAGACGGAATCGGCGGTCCGGATGACGCACTTGCCGACGGGGCTGGTGGTGCGGATTCAGGACGAGAAGAGCCAGCACAAGAATCGGGCCAAGGCGCTGCGCGTGCTGCGGAGCAAGTTGTTTGAACTGCGGATGGGTCAGCAGCACGAAGCGCGTTCCGAGCAGCGGCGGACGCTGATTGGATCGGGCGATCGGAGCGAACGGATCCGGACTTACAACTTCCCGCAGAATCGATTGACTGACCATCGCATCGGGCTGACGATTCACAAGCTCGATCAGATCATGATGGGGCACATGGACGACCTGATTCAGCCGCTGCTGCAGTTTGATCGGGAAGAACGGCTGAAGGGGACGCAGGGGCTGGCGACAGCTTGACCGGGAAATCTGAAACTCGAAGCACGCAATCCGAAACAAGTCCAAACGCTCAAAGCAGAAAACGAGTTCGGCTTGAACGGGTTCGTGGAAACGCTGGCGTTT harbors:
- the prfA gene encoding peptide chain release factor 1, with protein sequence MFPTLQAKLTRYEEVEKMLQDPEILADTQKMVELQREHGGLGKVALSVRRFNGLEADVAATKELLEAETDPGTREYAAHELHELEQQYDALRTELEDMVTAGDSLTRGSLIMEIRAGTGGDEAALFARDLFNMYTRFVDMRGWKYEVMDLSETELGGFKEVSLSITGEGAYHQLQFESGGHRVQRVPETETQGRIHTSAATVAVMPEVGEVDVEVRDEDLQIDTMRAGGPGGQKVNKTESAVRMTHLPTGLVVRIQDEKSQHKNRAKALRVLRSKLFELRMGQQHEARSEQRRTLIGSGDRSERIRTYNFPQNRLTDHRIGLTIHKLDQIMMGHMDDLIQPLLQFDREERLKGTQGLATA